From the genome of Gemmatimonas phototrophica, one region includes:
- a CDS encoding DUF979 domain-containing protein, with protein MIRLEAIYVLMGLLTGGIAMVNARDDSNPRRWRNTLFWGVYALLFFTGSYLSDLTNGVLVLVMVGTAATGLGQGTRETVTAADRVASALRYRNRLFVPVLVVPLATFLGSLLLKDIVIGGQPLVDPKQVTQIALGVATVLGLLTGLIMLRPPVTAPIVEARRLMDSVGWAAVLPQSLAALGAVFAAAGVGKVVSTLATTYLPLGSPLAAVAAYAIGMALFTMIMGNAFAAFPVMTAGIGLPLVVQQYGGDVVVVTAIGMLSGFCGTLMTPMAANFNIVPAALLELRDRYGVIKAQVPTALLLLAANIVLLSLFAFPR; from the coding sequence ATGATCCGCCTCGAAGCCATTTATGTCCTTATGGGGCTGCTCACCGGCGGTATTGCGATGGTGAATGCCCGCGACGACAGCAACCCGCGCCGCTGGCGCAACACGCTGTTTTGGGGTGTCTATGCGCTGCTGTTTTTTACCGGGTCATACCTCAGCGATCTGACCAATGGGGTACTGGTGCTGGTCATGGTGGGGACGGCGGCAACTGGATTGGGGCAGGGGACGCGTGAGACCGTCACGGCAGCCGATCGGGTGGCGTCTGCGCTACGCTATCGCAACCGGCTGTTTGTGCCGGTGCTGGTGGTGCCGCTGGCCACGTTCCTGGGCAGTCTGCTGCTGAAGGACATCGTCATTGGTGGTCAGCCGCTGGTGGACCCCAAGCAGGTCACGCAAATCGCGTTGGGTGTGGCTACGGTGTTGGGACTGCTCACCGGATTGATCATGCTGCGCCCACCGGTGACCGCGCCCATTGTGGAGGCGCGCCGGCTGATGGACAGCGTCGGATGGGCGGCGGTGCTGCCCCAGTCGCTGGCCGCACTGGGGGCCGTGTTTGCAGCGGCGGGCGTGGGCAAGGTGGTGAGTACGTTGGCCACCACGTATCTGCCGCTGGGCTCACCCTTGGCGGCGGTGGCCGCCTACGCCATTGGCATGGCGTTATTCACCATGATCATGGGGAATGCCTTCGCCGCGTTTCCCGTCATGACGGCGGGGATCGGATTGCCATTGGTGGTGCAGCAGTATGGTGGCGATGTGGTGGTTGTCACGGCCATCGGCATGCTCTCGGGATTCTGCGGTACCCTCATGACGCCCATGGCGGCCAACTTCAACATCGTGCCCGCAGCGCTGCTGGAGTTGCGGGACCGGTACGGCGTGATCAAGGCGCAGGTGCCAACGGCCTTGCTCCTCCTGGCGGCCAACATCGTGTTGCTGTCGCTGTTCGCCTTTCCCCGCTGA
- a CDS encoding WD40/YVTN/BNR-like repeat-containing protein yields the protein MSLSRIIPRLAAVTGGLVLQSTLLTSSLSAQALDSATVAGMRWRTVGPANFMGRLSDVVGIPSPSKTVFVAAAGGGIWKSTNNGITWRPTFDDKRIISMGMLAIAPSDTQQVWAGTGEPNSRNSIEPGGGIFKSTDGGLSWKPMGLEKTEHIGRIVVHPTNPDVVFVAALGAAWRSNPDRGLYKTTDGGQSWKLVKFISDKAGFVDVAIHPKNPNVLFATSWERRRTPYSLFSGGPGSGLFKSTDAGETWTEVKGGGFPAGYKGRMSLDINLANPDVMYMMIEAAANSTGPIVGERSPKNNGLWKSTDGGATWTQMNNINVRPFYYSQVRSDPKNPDRVYFSSTELQLSEDGGKTSRNAAQNVHVDDHGIWIDPNDPQRWFLANDGGIAITFDAGGNFNQAQNLPIAQFYEVAFDMAVPYNICGGAQDNGTWCGPSKRRVNQTSLGYWYTISGGDGFYAAMDPTDPNIVYGESQAGNVSRLNLKTGERYAFQKPSWQAKYKQWEDSIAIVRGDPLKAATKAQMTAITALRKLQAKDSTDLALRFNWNSPFFLSPHNPSVVYFGGNRVLKSNKRGEELQIISPDLAKGLTAKLDTALRLTGGITLDATGAETYGTVVALEESPAKPGLLYAGTDDGNVWKSSNDGATWENLAPRITGLPNNGEVYVTRIEASKFDENVVYVAFENHRNGDFKPYLFMSKDGGKSFTSIVNNLPADGNADFLHVVREDPTNADVLYVGSSLSVYASVDRGATWTKFAAGLPSVPVYDLQIHPRDRELIAATHGRGFWIVDVAPLQQITKTVAAKPVHLFQPKTAFQWGEEPLRGGSGNGNAQGFFATPNPAYGANISYRITQAGSPARISILNAVGDTISSIAGPGSVGVHTVTWNFSVTGRPAPRAPLSPSEKRDSILRAVRMPLVLDSLAKAKYDSTALALAKQLLNPPAGGFNFRGGGGGRGAQGPCERPLTQWDPFCARPAEATPRPAAAAAAGGQNVAELQQRAAQMQGAASNPAVRKVFELIGLPVPAQGRGFGGFGGGGSVATTGDYGIVLQIGNTIQKQTLRIENMGGVGGVNPFGFENDEGK from the coding sequence ATGTCCCTTTCTCGTATCATCCCGCGCCTGGCCGCGGTGACCGGCGGGCTCGTGCTGCAGAGTACGCTGCTGACCTCATCGCTCAGTGCCCAGGCGCTCGACTCCGCCACGGTGGCCGGCATGCGCTGGCGCACGGTTGGCCCGGCCAATTTCATGGGCCGCCTGTCCGACGTGGTCGGCATCCCGAGTCCGTCCAAGACGGTCTTTGTGGCGGCCGCCGGCGGCGGTATCTGGAAGAGCACCAACAACGGCATCACCTGGCGCCCCACCTTCGACGACAAGCGCATCATCTCCATGGGCATGCTGGCCATTGCCCCGAGCGATACGCAGCAGGTGTGGGCGGGGACCGGTGAGCCGAACTCCCGCAATTCCATCGAGCCCGGCGGTGGCATTTTCAAGAGCACCGATGGCGGGCTCAGCTGGAAGCCTATGGGGCTCGAAAAGACCGAGCACATTGGGCGCATTGTGGTACACCCCACCAATCCCGACGTGGTGTTTGTGGCCGCGCTGGGCGCCGCGTGGCGCTCCAACCCCGATCGTGGCCTCTACAAGACCACCGACGGCGGACAGAGCTGGAAGTTGGTGAAGTTCATCAGCGACAAGGCGGGCTTCGTGGATGTCGCCATTCATCCCAAGAATCCCAATGTGCTCTTCGCCACCAGCTGGGAGCGTCGTCGTACGCCGTATTCGCTGTTCAGCGGTGGCCCGGGTTCGGGGCTTTTCAAGAGCACCGACGCCGGTGAAACGTGGACCGAGGTGAAGGGCGGTGGCTTTCCGGCCGGGTACAAGGGGCGCATGAGCCTCGACATCAACCTCGCCAACCCCGATGTGATGTACATGATGATCGAAGCCGCGGCGAACAGCACCGGCCCGATTGTCGGCGAGCGGAGCCCGAAGAACAACGGACTCTGGAAGAGCACCGACGGCGGTGCCACCTGGACGCAGATGAACAACATCAACGTGCGTCCGTTCTACTACTCGCAGGTGCGCAGCGATCCGAAGAACCCGGACCGCGTGTACTTCTCGAGCACCGAACTGCAGCTGTCGGAAGACGGCGGCAAGACGTCGCGCAACGCGGCGCAGAACGTGCACGTGGACGACCACGGCATCTGGATTGATCCCAACGATCCGCAGCGCTGGTTCCTTGCCAACGACGGTGGTATTGCCATCACGTTCGACGCGGGCGGCAATTTCAATCAAGCGCAGAACCTGCCCATCGCGCAGTTCTACGAAGTGGCCTTCGACATGGCCGTGCCGTACAACATCTGCGGAGGCGCGCAAGACAACGGCACCTGGTGTGGCCCCTCCAAGCGCCGGGTGAACCAGACGAGCCTCGGCTACTGGTACACCATCTCCGGTGGTGACGGCTTCTACGCCGCCATGGATCCCACCGATCCGAACATCGTGTACGGCGAATCGCAGGCCGGAAACGTGTCGCGCCTCAACCTCAAGACGGGTGAGCGCTACGCCTTCCAGAAGCCGTCGTGGCAGGCCAAGTACAAGCAGTGGGAAGACTCCATTGCCATTGTGCGTGGTGATCCGCTCAAGGCGGCCACCAAGGCGCAGATGACGGCCATTACTGCACTTCGCAAGCTGCAGGCCAAGGACTCGACCGATCTCGCGTTGCGCTTCAACTGGAACTCCCCGTTCTTCCTGTCGCCGCACAATCCGTCGGTGGTGTACTTCGGCGGCAACCGCGTGCTCAAGTCCAACAAGCGCGGCGAAGAGCTCCAGATCATTTCGCCGGATCTTGCGAAGGGGCTTACCGCCAAGCTGGATACGGCGCTGCGTCTTACCGGCGGCATTACGCTCGACGCCACGGGCGCCGAAACGTACGGCACGGTGGTGGCGCTCGAGGAAAGCCCGGCCAAGCCGGGGCTGCTGTACGCCGGCACTGATGATGGCAACGTGTGGAAGAGCAGCAACGATGGCGCCACGTGGGAAAACCTGGCCCCGCGCATTACGGGGTTGCCCAACAACGGCGAAGTGTATGTCACGCGGATTGAAGCGTCGAAGTTCGACGAGAACGTGGTGTATGTGGCGTTCGAAAATCACCGCAACGGTGACTTCAAACCGTACCTGTTCATGTCGAAGGATGGTGGCAAGTCGTTCACGAGCATCGTGAACAACCTCCCGGCCGACGGCAACGCCGACTTCCTGCACGTGGTGCGCGAAGATCCGACCAACGCCGATGTGCTGTACGTGGGCTCGTCGCTCAGTGTGTATGCCTCGGTGGATCGTGGCGCGACGTGGACGAAGTTTGCGGCCGGCCTGCCCAGCGTGCCGGTGTACGATCTGCAGATTCATCCGCGTGATCGCGAGCTCATTGCCGCCACGCACGGCCGTGGATTCTGGATTGTGGACGTGGCGCCGCTGCAGCAGATCACCAAGACGGTGGCCGCCAAGCCAGTGCATCTGTTCCAGCCCAAGACCGCGTTCCAATGGGGCGAAGAGCCACTGCGTGGTGGGTCGGGCAACGGGAATGCGCAGGGCTTCTTTGCCACGCCCAACCCGGCCTACGGTGCGAACATCAGCTACCGCATCACGCAGGCGGGTTCCCCGGCGCGCATCAGCATCCTCAACGCGGTGGGCGATACGATCTCCAGCATCGCCGGCCCGGGTTCAGTGGGTGTGCACACGGTCACGTGGAATTTCTCCGTGACGGGCCGTCCGGCGCCGCGTGCGCCGCTCTCGCCCAGCGAAAAGCGCGACAGCATTCTGCGCGCCGTGCGCATGCCGCTCGTACTCGACTCGCTGGCCAAGGCCAAGTACGACAGCACTGCACTGGCCCTCGCCAAGCAGCTGCTCAATCCGCCCGCCGGTGGCTTCAACTTCCGTGGCGGCGGCGGTGGACGTGGGGCGCAGGGCCCCTGTGAGCGTCCGCTTACGCAGTGGGATCCGTTCTGCGCCCGTCCGGCCGAAGCCACGCCGCGTCCGGCGGCGGCAGCTGCCGCCGGTGGACAGAACGTGGCTGAGTTACAGCAGCGGGCGGCCCAAATGCAGGGCGCCGCGAGCAATCCGGCCGTTCGGAAGGTCTTTGAACTGATCGGCCTCCCGGTGCCGGCGCAGGGGCGCGGCTTTGGTGGCTTCGGTGGTGGTGGCAGTGTCGCGACCACTGGCGACTACGGCATCGTGCTGCAGATCGGCAACACCATTCAGAAGCAGACGCTGCGCATTGAAAACATGGGCGGCGTGGGCGGAGTCAACCCGTTCGGTTTTGAGAACGACGAAGGCAAGTAA
- a CDS encoding ChaN family lipoprotein, with product MSLRHSRTLVLAALSLFTTACLPGGKRAYTPSMNATPALRIYDTKANQFITFPQFASAIASRDLVFFGEQHNDPATHSAEHAVLAALGERRSNVVVTLEMFERDVQPLLDQYLAGTISEENFLAGARPWDKYATDYRPMVELARVRGWPVIAANVPRRLASAVSRRGLAVLDTMNARDRAYMAREHSCPKDSYYAKFAETMKGHGAGGGPPTAADQAAMLQMTDRFYEAQCAKDEAMGEAIADAFKRSPKGTVIFQVDGAFHSDNGLGTVERALRRVPNATSVVLTAIPVADLSKAKGEEHRDKGDFVLFTRAPK from the coding sequence ATGTCGCTTCGTCATTCCAGGACGTTGGTCCTCGCTGCCCTCTCGCTGTTCACCACAGCTTGTCTGCCGGGTGGCAAGCGGGCGTACACGCCGTCCATGAACGCGACGCCGGCGCTGCGCATCTACGACACGAAGGCCAATCAGTTCATCACCTTCCCGCAGTTCGCGTCGGCCATTGCGTCGCGTGATCTGGTCTTCTTCGGCGAACAGCACAACGATCCCGCCACGCACTCGGCCGAACATGCCGTGCTGGCGGCGCTGGGCGAACGACGCAGCAACGTGGTGGTGACGCTGGAAATGTTCGAGCGCGACGTGCAGCCGCTGCTCGATCAGTACCTGGCTGGCACCATCTCCGAAGAGAACTTTCTCGCCGGCGCGCGCCCCTGGGACAAGTACGCCACGGATTACCGCCCCATGGTGGAGCTCGCCCGCGTGCGCGGATGGCCGGTCATTGCCGCCAACGTGCCGCGCCGTCTGGCCAGTGCGGTAAGCCGCCGTGGACTGGCCGTGCTCGATACCATGAATGCCCGCGACCGCGCATACATGGCCCGCGAGCATTCATGCCCCAAGGACAGCTACTACGCGAAGTTCGCGGAAACCATGAAGGGGCACGGCGCGGGCGGTGGACCACCCACGGCTGCGGATCAGGCGGCCATGCTGCAGATGACCGATCGTTTTTACGAGGCGCAGTGCGCCAAGGACGAAGCCATGGGAGAAGCCATTGCGGACGCCTTCAAGCGTTCTCCCAAGGGCACCGTGATCTTTCAGGTGGATGGCGCCTTTCACAGCGACAACGGCCTGGGCACGGTGGAGCGCGCCCTGCGGCGCGTGCCAAATGCCACCAGTGTGGTGCTCACGGCCATTCCGGTGGCCGACCTCTCGAAGGCCAAGGGCGAAGAACACCGCGACAAGGGTGATTTCGTGCTCTTCACCCGCGCCCCCAAGTAA
- a CDS encoding GAF domain-containing protein — MPPDLPISFPDRISADGDGQTFMDDIELMDLFPQFAAEETRTGPNDAQVTEVLQDRERLREIAALRLTEPDVQHILRDVCAEASKALGVPMGMVTVVLDDAQLFAGQHGLSGWLQEAGGTPAEWAFCRYTVASKAPFIVNDAATHPLVQDSPLFTQDGLRCYAGIPLVTSRGHAIGSFCVAGTTPREFSEMEIQKLQRYASETMRRLETRRVELQP; from the coding sequence TTGCCCCCTGATTTGCCGATATCCTTCCCAGACAGGATTTCCGCCGACGGAGACGGGCAGACGTTCATGGATGATATCGAGCTGATGGACTTGTTCCCCCAATTTGCGGCCGAGGAAACCCGGACGGGCCCGAACGACGCCCAGGTGACCGAGGTATTGCAGGATCGGGAACGGTTGCGGGAAATTGCTGCCCTGCGGCTCACCGAGCCGGATGTGCAGCACATATTGCGCGATGTCTGCGCGGAGGCGTCCAAGGCCTTGGGCGTGCCCATGGGGATGGTCACCGTGGTCCTTGATGACGCGCAGTTGTTTGCGGGCCAGCACGGATTGAGCGGGTGGCTACAGGAGGCGGGCGGAACACCGGCCGAGTGGGCCTTCTGCCGGTACACCGTGGCTTCCAAGGCGCCGTTCATCGTGAACGATGCCGCGACGCATCCGCTCGTACAGGATAGCCCGCTGTTCACCCAGGATGGACTGCGCTGCTATGCGGGGATCCCGCTGGTGACCTCGCGAGGCCATGCCATCGGCTCCTTCTGCGTTGCCGGGACAACACCCCGGGAGTTTTCCGAAATGGAGATCCAGAAACTGCAGCGCTATGCATCAGAGACGATGCGGCGCCTGGAAACCCGTCGCGTGGAGCTCCAGCCGTGA
- a CDS encoding alpha/beta fold hydrolase yields the protein MRSLPLSVASSTAAESPFPRSTPELADPARLHVQGQGPPLIYVPGLDGTGLLFYRQARLLSHRFRVITYRLRDEAPDMDTLVRDIVSHLARAVPDHAPAVVVGESFGGALATNFALAHPDKVERLVILNSFSRITPAFKLPVAVAGLSMVPWSTMQFVRRYTAARLHSKHTHAEEIQKFLLLTSATTKHGYLNRLRILMQHDLRHRLHALRVPTLYLAADEDHLIPSVREARLMSSLAPYASMQILAGHGHGCFLAPDLDLNSILHAWEARLPLGGASTSERLACDEH from the coding sequence ATGAGGTCGTTGCCATTGTCAGTCGCATCCTCCACCGCTGCGGAGTCACCGTTCCCGCGTTCCACGCCGGAACTGGCCGATCCTGCCCGACTGCACGTGCAGGGACAGGGTCCACCATTAATCTACGTGCCCGGTCTCGACGGCACCGGATTGTTGTTCTATCGGCAGGCGCGTCTGCTGTCGCACCGCTTTCGTGTCATTACCTACCGCCTGCGCGATGAGGCGCCTGATATGGACACGCTGGTGCGAGATATTGTATCGCACCTGGCCCGCGCCGTGCCCGACCACGCGCCCGCGGTGGTGGTGGGCGAGTCCTTTGGTGGCGCGCTGGCCACCAACTTTGCGCTGGCGCATCCCGACAAGGTGGAGCGCCTCGTCATTCTCAATTCGTTCTCGCGGATTACCCCGGCGTTCAAGCTCCCGGTCGCCGTGGCCGGGCTGTCGATGGTGCCGTGGAGCACCATGCAGTTCGTGCGGCGATACACGGCCGCCCGGCTGCACTCGAAACACACGCACGCCGAGGAGATTCAGAAGTTTCTGCTGCTGACCTCCGCGACAACCAAGCACGGGTATCTCAATCGGCTCCGCATTCTGATGCAGCACGATCTCCGTCACCGATTACACGCACTGCGAGTGCCCACGCTGTATCTGGCGGCCGACGAAGATCATCTCATTCCCTCGGTCCGCGAGGCACGGCTCATGTCTTCGCTGGCCCCGTACGCCTCCATGCAGATCCTGGCGGGGCATGGGCATGGCTGTTTCCTGGCGCCGGACCTCGACCTCAATAGCATTCTGCACGCGTGGGAGGCGAGGCTTCCACTGGGGGGTGCCTCGACTTCCGAACGGCTCGCGTGCGACGAGCACTGA
- a CDS encoding DUF969 domain-containing protein, whose amino-acid sequence MLPLIGILIVIVGFALRLNALLVVTLAGLATGLASGQSLPDVIAAFGKAFVESRYIAIVWLALPVIGLAERSGLKERSREVISHIRAATAGRVLLVYLALRQATSALGLVSLGGHAQMVRPLVAPMAEGAAENTHGAVPEHTRERIKAMAAGADNVGMFFGEDVFVAIGSILLIRGFLEQNGITVEPLQLARWAIPTAIVAFVIHGARLLLLDRRIAADVSAAADERDTGART is encoded by the coding sequence ATGCTTCCCCTGATAGGAATTCTCATTGTCATCGTGGGCTTCGCGCTGCGGTTGAATGCGCTGCTCGTGGTGACGCTGGCCGGCCTCGCCACGGGGCTCGCCAGTGGCCAATCGTTGCCTGACGTCATTGCCGCCTTTGGCAAGGCGTTTGTGGAGAGCCGCTACATCGCCATTGTGTGGCTCGCCTTGCCGGTCATTGGACTGGCGGAACGCTCCGGGCTCAAAGAGCGCTCGCGCGAGGTCATCAGCCACATTCGCGCGGCCACGGCCGGGCGTGTGCTGCTGGTATACCTCGCGCTGCGACAGGCCACGTCGGCACTGGGACTCGTCTCATTGGGTGGGCACGCGCAGATGGTGCGTCCGCTGGTCGCGCCCATGGCCGAAGGAGCGGCCGAGAACACGCACGGCGCGGTGCCGGAGCACACCCGCGAGCGTATCAAGGCCATGGCCGCGGGTGCGGATAACGTGGGCATGTTCTTTGGCGAAGATGTGTTTGTGGCCATTGGCTCCATTCTGCTCATTCGCGGCTTTCTGGAGCAGAATGGCATCACGGTGGAGCCATTGCAGCTGGCCCGGTGGGCCATCCCGACGGCGATCGTGGCGTTCGTCATTCATGGCGCGCGGCTGCTGTTGCTCGACCGACGCATTGCCGCCGATGTGAGCGCGGCGGCCGATGAGCGTGACACGGGGGCACGCACATGA
- a CDS encoding response regulator, translating to MALQLGEWVDPERILIVEDDDALRETLAHTLASVCREVRTAATLADAFHEAIHSPPELIVLDLGLPDGDGTELVTRLREATDVPIIVLSGRDTEEAKVALLDAGADDFLIKPCGGAELLARVRGQLRRSVTSQAARSWSHIEVDGVEIDLVAQRVVRDGQPQRLTPTEWALLRALVLQAGRAISPKQLWDIVWDREFGDYSTHVRVHITHLRRKIEPNPQVPRLIITEPGVGYRFNGPQ from the coding sequence ATGGCGCTCCAACTCGGTGAGTGGGTCGATCCGGAACGCATCCTCATCGTGGAGGATGACGACGCGTTGCGTGAAACGCTGGCGCACACGCTCGCGAGTGTGTGCCGTGAAGTTCGTACAGCGGCAACACTCGCCGACGCGTTTCACGAGGCCATCCACTCCCCTCCGGAACTCATCGTCCTTGATCTCGGGCTTCCCGATGGAGATGGAACAGAGCTCGTCACGCGACTGCGTGAAGCGACGGATGTGCCCATCATCGTGTTGAGCGGGCGGGATACCGAAGAGGCCAAAGTGGCGCTGCTGGATGCCGGCGCCGATGATTTCCTCATCAAACCGTGCGGCGGCGCGGAACTGCTGGCGCGTGTGCGCGGACAGTTGCGCCGCTCGGTCACGTCGCAGGCCGCGCGCTCCTGGTCCCACATCGAGGTGGATGGCGTGGAGATTGATCTGGTCGCGCAGCGCGTAGTGCGCGACGGACAGCCACAGCGCCTGACACCCACCGAATGGGCTCTGCTGCGGGCGTTGGTGCTGCAGGCGGGGCGCGCCATCTCGCCCAAGCAATTGTGGGACATCGTCTGGGATCGGGAATTTGGCGACTACTCGACCCATGTGCGGGTGCACATCACGCACCTACGTCGGAAGATTGAACCCAACCCACAGGTGCCGCGCCTCATCATCACCGAACCGGGTGTGGGCTACCGCTTCAACGGGCCGCAGTGA
- a CDS encoding NAD(P)-dependent alcohol dehydrogenase, producing MISTFGIAAHDAASPLAPWRFERRDVGAHDVHIQILFCGICHSDLHTVRGEWGPCPYPQVPGHEIVGRVVSVGADVTSWKAGDLVGVGCMVDSCQHCQPCADGLEQYCDNGMTGTYGGTEKETGRPTQGGYSTGIVVNEKFVLRVPANLDLAGVAPLLCAGITTWSPLRQWKAGPGSRVGVVGIGGLGHMAVKLAAALGAHVVVLTTSPSKAEDARRLGAHEVVVSRDAAAMKALRNSLDLIIDTVGTPHDIDAEMQLLRLDGTLVLLGGSPQPHPAPGAFTFIMKRRRLAGSLIGGIAETQEMLDFCGQHGITADIELIKADAVNEAYERMLKSDVKYRFVIDLATLAEPV from the coding sequence ATGATTTCAACTTTCGGAATTGCCGCGCATGACGCGGCCAGCCCGCTCGCCCCGTGGCGCTTTGAGCGCCGCGACGTAGGCGCGCACGACGTACACATTCAGATTCTCTTCTGTGGAATCTGCCACTCCGACCTTCACACGGTGCGCGGCGAGTGGGGACCGTGCCCGTATCCGCAGGTGCCGGGCCACGAAATTGTGGGCCGCGTGGTGTCCGTGGGCGCCGACGTGACGTCCTGGAAAGCTGGGGACCTTGTTGGCGTAGGGTGCATGGTGGACAGCTGCCAGCACTGCCAGCCCTGCGCCGACGGCCTTGAGCAGTACTGCGACAACGGCATGACCGGCACCTACGGCGGGACGGAAAAGGAAACCGGCCGCCCCACGCAAGGCGGCTATTCCACCGGCATCGTGGTGAACGAGAAGTTCGTCCTGCGGGTCCCGGCGAACCTCGATCTGGCCGGTGTGGCCCCCCTGCTCTGCGCCGGCATCACCACCTGGTCGCCGCTCCGGCAGTGGAAGGCCGGTCCGGGCTCACGGGTGGGCGTGGTAGGCATTGGTGGCCTTGGCCACATGGCGGTGAAGCTCGCAGCCGCCCTTGGTGCACACGTGGTTGTCCTCACCACCTCGCCTTCCAAGGCCGAGGACGCCCGCCGGCTGGGGGCGCACGAGGTCGTGGTGTCCCGCGATGCCGCCGCAATGAAAGCGCTGCGCAATTCGCTCGACCTGATCATCGATACCGTGGGTACGCCCCACGACATCGACGCCGAGATGCAGTTGCTGCGTCTGGACGGCACGCTGGTGTTGCTCGGCGGCTCTCCCCAGCCTCACCCGGCCCCGGGGGCCTTCACGTTCATCATGAAGCGTCGGCGGCTGGCCGGCTCACTCATTGGCGGCATTGCCGAAACGCAGGAAATGCTGGACTTCTGCGGACAGCATGGCATCACCGCCGACATTGAGCTCATCAAGGCCGACGCCGTAAACGAGGCGTATGAGCGCATGCTCAAATCGGATGTGAAGTACCGGTTTGTCATCGACCTGGCCACTCTGGCTGAGCCGGTTTAG